The following proteins are encoded in a genomic region of Opitutaceae bacterium:
- a CDS encoding TIGR03663 family protein: MFVVAALIAGACVLRLPDLSTRPFHTDEANNAYLLQEWLGGRFRYRAHDHHGPLLFHLAGPVMRVLGVTSVAGMEAPPLRLISVISGLALMLAPLLLSRYLGRIAALAASALLAVAAPFAYYNGIFIHESLLLACVMGFALAFWRARTDGSFAASVLAGTCAGLALATKETAAPILMLFVVSAWPGSPQPLRSKLLCALLALVAALVVVTTLFSTFWKFPRDAFALFKAIGPQFARGTGTEHAYPWYQYFSWYLAPTQLGLPWAGWVLTVGGVLGGVLGWRSALPRALSVWVILLVIFFSALSYKTPWLALAWLAPLAVLCGIAVDRLLRRRAVLALGLACACLAAMGAEAWSRCRTNSVEPGNVFAYSPSSRDLERLAQDLASITSATKEGSETLIQVVALDYWPLPWVLRRYPQTGYWSDVPTLENNAIVLLGPEYASAAGPARESLKAYSIRPGTLIFLRPPTAK, encoded by the coding sequence GTGTTTGTTGTCGCGGCCCTTATTGCCGGCGCCTGTGTGCTGCGCCTGCCTGACTTGTCGACACGGCCATTTCACACAGACGAGGCAAACAACGCCTACCTGCTTCAGGAATGGCTCGGCGGCCGCTTTCGCTACCGGGCACACGACCACCATGGCCCCCTCCTCTTTCATCTGGCGGGACCCGTGATGCGCGTACTGGGCGTCACCTCTGTGGCCGGCATGGAGGCGCCTCCGCTCCGCCTGATCTCGGTCATAAGCGGGCTGGCCCTGATGCTTGCACCGCTTCTCCTCTCGCGCTACCTGGGCCGGATCGCAGCCTTGGCTGCTTCAGCGCTACTGGCGGTCGCGGCTCCCTTTGCCTATTACAACGGGATTTTCATCCACGAGAGCCTCCTTCTCGCCTGCGTCATGGGCTTCGCCCTTGCTTTCTGGAGGGCGAGGACGGACGGCTCCTTCGCCGCCTCCGTCCTTGCGGGCACCTGCGCCGGGCTCGCCTTGGCAACCAAAGAGACCGCCGCGCCCATCCTCATGCTGTTCGTCGTGAGCGCCTGGCCCGGGAGCCCCCAACCGCTGCGGAGTAAACTCCTGTGCGCATTGCTTGCGCTCGTGGCCGCCCTCGTCGTGGTCACAACCCTCTTCTCCACCTTCTGGAAGTTTCCACGCGACGCCTTCGCGCTTTTCAAGGCGATTGGACCGCAGTTTGCACGAGGCACGGGCACCGAACATGCGTATCCGTGGTACCAATACTTCAGTTGGTATCTCGCGCCCACGCAGTTGGGTTTGCCGTGGGCGGGATGGGTGCTGACAGTCGGTGGCGTGCTTGGCGGTGTGCTCGGCTGGCGCTCCGCGCTGCCAAGGGCCCTGTCGGTGTGGGTTATCCTCCTCGTCATTTTCTTCTCGGCGCTGAGCTACAAGACACCCTGGCTCGCGCTCGCCTGGCTGGCGCCGCTTGCCGTGCTATGCGGGATCGCTGTTGACAGGCTGCTTCGGCGGCGGGCGGTGCTCGCTCTTGGCCTGGCTTGCGCCTGCCTCGCGGCCATGGGCGCGGAAGCTTGGAGCCGCTGCAGGACAAACTCGGTGGAGCCGGGCAATGTGTTCGCGTATTCACCCTCGAGCCGCGACCTCGAACGGCTGGCACAAGACCTCGCTTCAATCACGAGCGCCACAAAAGAAGGTAGCGAAACACTGATTCAGGTTGTCGCGCTCGACTATTGGCCTCTACCTTGGGTGCTTCGACGGTACCCCCAAACCGGTTATTGGTCCGATGTCCCCACGCTCGAAAATAACGCCATCGTCCTGCTCGGTCCGGAGTATGCCTCCGCAGCAGGCCCTGCCCGGGAAAGCCTGAAGGCATATAGCATTCGTCCCGGCACCCTCATCTTTCTTCGTCCACCGACGGCCAAGTAG
- a CDS encoding Gfo/Idh/MocA family oxidoreductase, with protein MSTPANTPVSGHFTRRRFLTTSAAGAALVWGSSAVPAFGINPGDDKLNVALVGVGAQGRVLMEAALRIPTIRFVAVCDIWDYARNYGKNFLKKNGHEVNAYVDIEDMLAKEKNLDAVLVATPDFWHAPHTIAALKAGKHVYCEKMMSHTIEGARSMVKAMRETGKLLQIGHQRRSNPRYLFALNRLIRDLKITGRITAANAQWNRAKSDDLGWPKNATIPAETLKRYGFRDMPQFRNWRWFRDLGGGPLSDLGAHQIDMFNWFFGGLPKAVIASGGVDYYKNHEWYDQAMVIYDYETPEGPARAFYQVLTTTSAGGGYWESFMGINGTLKISENPNYTSVFREAHAPSWEEYIRLHYLAQDKAASAADSEKKVDARETAALVAYKIPIVLTKAIHQPHLENFFGAIRGQNKLNCPADEAFHSEYAIFKASEAIAAEKKLFINPAEAEA; from the coding sequence ATGAGCACACCGGCCAACACGCCCGTCTCCGGGCATTTTACGCGCCGCCGGTTTCTGACGACCTCAGCGGCTGGCGCCGCCCTCGTTTGGGGTTCGAGTGCCGTTCCGGCGTTCGGCATCAACCCGGGCGACGACAAACTCAATGTCGCCCTGGTGGGCGTCGGCGCCCAGGGGCGCGTCCTCATGGAGGCCGCCCTTCGCATCCCGACGATTCGCTTCGTTGCGGTCTGCGATATCTGGGACTACGCCCGAAACTACGGAAAGAACTTCCTCAAGAAGAACGGCCACGAGGTAAACGCCTACGTGGACATCGAGGACATGCTGGCGAAGGAGAAGAACCTCGACGCCGTGCTCGTCGCCACGCCGGACTTCTGGCACGCCCCCCACACCATTGCGGCGCTCAAGGCGGGCAAGCACGTCTATTGCGAGAAGATGATGTCGCACACCATCGAGGGTGCGCGCTCCATGGTGAAGGCCATGCGCGAGACGGGTAAGCTTCTTCAGATCGGCCACCAACGTCGAAGCAACCCGCGCTACCTCTTCGCTCTCAATCGCCTTATCCGCGATCTTAAGATCACGGGTCGTATCACCGCCGCGAATGCACAGTGGAACCGCGCAAAGTCCGACGACCTTGGCTGGCCGAAGAACGCCACCATCCCGGCGGAAACACTGAAGCGCTACGGCTTCCGCGACATGCCCCAGTTCCGCAACTGGCGGTGGTTCCGCGATCTCGGCGGCGGACCGTTGTCGGATTTGGGAGCACACCAGATCGACATGTTTAACTGGTTCTTCGGTGGGCTCCCCAAGGCGGTTATCGCCAGCGGCGGTGTCGACTACTACAAGAATCACGAGTGGTACGACCAAGCGATGGTCATCTATGACTACGAGACACCGGAAGGCCCGGCACGCGCCTTCTACCAGGTGCTCACCACCACCAGCGCCGGCGGCGGATACTGGGAGTCCTTCATGGGCATCAACGGTACCCTGAAGATCTCCGAGAACCCGAACTACACCTCCGTCTTTCGCGAAGCCCATGCCCCCTCCTGGGAGGAGTACATCCGTCTCCACTACCTGGCGCAGGACAAGGCAGCATCGGCCGCTGACTCGGAAAAGAAGGTCGACGCGCGCGAGACCGCGGCCCTTGTGGCCTACAAGATTCCGATCGTGCTCACGAAGGCGATTCACCAACCGCACCTCGAGAACTTCTTCGGGGCGATCCGCGGCCAGAACAAGTTGAATTGCCCGGCCGACGAAGCGTTCCACAGCGAGTACGCGATCTTCAAGGCCTCGGAGGCAATCGCTGCCGAGAAGAAGCTCTTTATCAACCCGGCCGAGGCGGAAGCCTAA
- a CDS encoding ThuA domain-containing protein, giving the protein MKPISFPPALGALVATVALVPVLRAEETPNRTLPPANPAKTALIDAAIPKEASAKPAKQRHLLICARTEGFYHESIPVGLYALQALGERTGAYTSEVNNEMSAFTAENLARFDGIIFFNTTQLKFENPARRQALLEFVRGQGKAVIGIHAASDNFPNWPEGQGLMGGVFHSHPWHGTDTVAVKVDEPEHPVVRAFNGRGFWITDEIYQIVGPYSRETERTLLSLDMGKQENQRPKEQIVRTDNDFPIAWVKFEGLGRVFYSSLGHNEHIYWDSRVLRHFLDGIQFAVGDLAAEAKPVKKGWEPVHAPAPAAPLASLENLLTPLLATPDQSENTTLRSIEARLRDGSVADRTALLAQLAAEASKATVHERGRTMLSSLFGQFGSDAQVALLAGWAGEGSDAAVRALAKINSAAAVDALVKLLDSPRAPKVAVINGLELTHSPAGVAALAGILKGGSPAEAVAARDALARIPSQDALAALRQAGQFTSDKDLAWAVLTSAWTNGPSDKRSLDAVRSLLVGTEDQTLRAAAANTLIQLGGEQALIETIPLLKNEVLALRVSTAWMLQAGATQAKGAIAALAEQVTQLPTNVQFALASLAEQQQRPLFRPLLHPLLGSADAEIRKTALAAWSVSTQSAADVVPLVDALSRPEDKAAGIAGLSRMKADGLETWIREKISSESNPGLLAAWLTIASNRVDNAVMPHIIKALSSEVTEVRQAGFRALKPLVRGEDLDLLLGLRSQLKTPAERRAWQEATVNAIAFRNDTAAVVALIDKELPTATTSERTAFILALANMETSESLGIISRELNNPSMDHRKEIIRALSSVRKYPAVPLLLDAAQKATDSSERILALRGALDTLFGLIELPSLEKFTSYKRAWELSERKEEKDAIIKLTDWLWDAESRKWAEGIKAEYLPKKI; this is encoded by the coding sequence ATGAAACCGATTTCCTTCCCTCCCGCGCTTGGTGCCCTCGTCGCAACCGTCGCACTCGTTCCCGTTCTTCGGGCCGAGGAGACGCCCAATCGGACGCTCCCTCCCGCCAACCCGGCGAAGACAGCCCTCATCGACGCGGCGATTCCCAAGGAAGCCAGCGCAAAGCCCGCAAAGCAGCGTCACCTCCTGATCTGCGCCCGTACGGAGGGATTCTATCACGAATCCATCCCCGTCGGCTTGTACGCACTTCAGGCGCTCGGCGAACGCACGGGTGCTTACACGTCTGAGGTAAACAACGAGATGTCCGCCTTCACGGCGGAGAACCTCGCACGCTTCGACGGTATCATCTTTTTCAATACAACGCAGCTGAAGTTCGAGAATCCCGCGCGGCGCCAGGCGCTCTTGGAATTCGTGCGCGGGCAGGGCAAGGCTGTCATAGGCATCCACGCTGCCTCGGACAATTTCCCGAACTGGCCCGAGGGCCAGGGGCTCATGGGAGGTGTCTTCCACAGCCATCCTTGGCATGGTACCGACACCGTGGCGGTAAAGGTCGATGAACCGGAACACCCCGTTGTTCGCGCCTTCAACGGCCGGGGCTTCTGGATCACCGACGAGATCTATCAGATTGTCGGACCGTACAGCCGTGAAACCGAGCGGACCCTGCTCAGCCTCGATATGGGCAAGCAGGAGAACCAGAGGCCGAAAGAGCAGATTGTAAGGACCGACAACGATTTTCCGATCGCCTGGGTCAAATTCGAGGGTCTGGGCCGCGTGTTCTACAGCTCACTGGGCCACAACGAACACATCTATTGGGATTCGAGAGTGCTGAGGCATTTCCTGGACGGCATCCAGTTTGCCGTCGGCGATCTCGCTGCGGAGGCAAAGCCTGTGAAGAAGGGCTGGGAGCCGGTGCATGCGCCCGCACCCGCTGCCCCGCTGGCATCACTCGAGAACCTGCTCACTCCCCTCCTCGCCACACCCGATCAGAGCGAGAATACGACGCTGCGCTCGATCGAAGCACGCCTCCGCGATGGTTCGGTTGCAGATCGAACCGCGCTCCTGGCCCAGCTCGCGGCGGAAGCATCCAAAGCCACCGTACACGAGCGTGGCCGCACCATGCTCTCGTCGCTTTTCGGCCAGTTCGGTTCGGATGCCCAAGTCGCTCTCCTTGCCGGTTGGGCTGGCGAAGGTTCCGATGCCGCCGTACGCGCCCTGGCAAAAATCAACAGCGCTGCGGCAGTCGACGCACTCGTTAAGCTTCTGGATTCACCTCGCGCCCCAAAAGTGGCGGTGATCAATGGGTTGGAACTCACTCACAGCCCAGCGGGCGTGGCAGCCCTTGCAGGGATTTTGAAGGGCGGTTCGCCGGCAGAAGCGGTGGCCGCGCGGGATGCCCTGGCTCGTATCCCGTCGCAGGACGCTTTGGCGGCTCTGCGCCAGGCAGGCCAGTTCACTTCAGACAAGGACCTGGCGTGGGCGGTACTCACCAGCGCGTGGACCAACGGCCCTTCGGACAAACGAAGCCTGGACGCAGTCCGTTCGCTCCTGGTTGGAACCGAAGACCAGACGCTGCGCGCCGCAGCCGCCAACACCTTGATCCAACTTGGCGGAGAACAAGCCTTGATCGAAACTATTCCTCTCCTGAAGAACGAGGTATTGGCCTTGCGGGTTTCCACGGCCTGGATGCTGCAGGCAGGGGCGACACAAGCTAAAGGGGCGATCGCTGCATTGGCAGAACAGGTGACTCAACTGCCAACGAATGTTCAATTCGCACTTGCGTCACTCGCGGAACAGCAACAGCGCCCGTTGTTCCGCCCCTTGCTCCATCCGTTGCTTGGGTCGGCCGACGCCGAAATCCGCAAAACGGCACTCGCCGCTTGGAGCGTTTCGACGCAATCCGCGGCCGATGTGGTGCCGTTGGTTGACGCCCTCTCACGCCCCGAGGACAAGGCGGCGGGCATTGCGGGCCTCAGTCGGATGAAAGCTGACGGTCTGGAAACCTGGATCCGGGAGAAGATCTCTTCCGAATCAAACCCCGGACTTTTGGCAGCTTGGCTGACGATTGCGTCCAACCGCGTCGACAACGCAGTGATGCCCCACATCATCAAGGCCTTGTCGAGCGAGGTCACAGAGGTGCGCCAAGCCGGCTTTCGCGCCCTCAAGCCACTTGTACGCGGTGAGGATCTCGATCTCCTCCTCGGCCTTCGTTCGCAGCTGAAAACGCCTGCGGAGCGACGTGCCTGGCAGGAAGCCACCGTGAACGCGATCGCCTTCCGCAACGATACGGCGGCCGTCGTCGCGTTGATCGACAAGGAGTTGCCCACTGCAACCACGTCCGAACGCACCGCCTTTATCCTGGCACTTGCCAACATGGAGACTTCGGAATCGCTGGGGATCATCAGCCGTGAGCTGAATAATCCATCCATGGATCACCGAAAAGAAATCATTCGCGCCCTTTCTTCGGTTCGTAAATACCCGGCGGTTCCCCTGCTCTTGGACGCCGCCCAGAAAGCCACCGATTCATCGGAACGGATTCTCGCTTTGCGTGGCGCACTCGATACACTCTTTGGCCTGATTGAACTCCCCTCCCTTGAGAAATTCACATCTTATAAGAGGGCTTGGGAGCTCTCCGAGCGTAAAGAAGAAAAGGACGCCATCATCAAGCTAACCGATTGGCTTTGGGATGCAGAAAGCCGCAAATGGGCGGAAGGCATCAAGGCCGAGTACTTGCCGAAGAAAATTTGA
- a CDS encoding Gfo/Idh/MocA family oxidoreductase — protein sequence MNRRRFFRTLGGVGLAAAFPSIVRAQTLGLGGGTAPSNRLTVGFVGGGGISGGHVAHVTGDKSLQLVAMADVDRNTLQFNKDKISQQYAERDGTSGYDGLRLTKDFREVVNDPSIDVIFNCTPDHWHALPLIYAARAGKSIYSEKPLSRTAEEGVAMVAAVERAGVVCQIGSQQRSSNEFIRAISLVRNGALGKIKRVEVGLPSQGGQSHAFLSPAPENVPDNLDYEFWTGPAQMIPYHSSRVHFNWRWRYEYAGGQLTDWINHHYDIAQIALGVSDEIPHTISNIEGQFALQQLFNTASDYSFHSHYSNNRVIEVSSRTRMGIRFEGEDGWLYVNRGEMEYSSKVLKSMALPTQGWSPSGSATEHRQNFFDCIRSRTKPRSRIDQAHNTAMVGHLVNAALRAGAAQVKWDAASGKVVEDPAVAAQLRSNYRGPWHLPA from the coding sequence ATGAATCGTAGACGTTTCTTCCGAACGCTTGGCGGCGTCGGCCTGGCTGCTGCCTTTCCCTCTATCGTACGTGCCCAAACCCTCGGACTGGGTGGAGGCACCGCACCGTCGAATCGCTTGACGGTCGGTTTTGTGGGAGGAGGCGGAATCAGCGGCGGTCACGTTGCCCACGTGACGGGCGACAAGTCGCTCCAGTTGGTGGCAATGGCGGATGTCGACCGCAATACCCTCCAGTTCAACAAGGACAAGATCAGCCAGCAGTACGCGGAGCGCGATGGCACGTCCGGATACGACGGCCTCCGACTCACCAAGGATTTCCGCGAGGTGGTGAACGACCCGTCGATTGACGTGATCTTCAACTGCACGCCCGATCACTGGCACGCTCTCCCCCTGATCTACGCCGCGCGGGCGGGTAAATCCATCTACTCCGAGAAGCCTCTTTCACGCACTGCAGAAGAAGGGGTGGCGATGGTCGCCGCGGTGGAGCGCGCGGGGGTCGTTTGCCAGATCGGATCCCAGCAGCGTTCGAGCAACGAGTTCATTCGCGCCATCTCCCTCGTACGCAATGGTGCCCTCGGAAAGATCAAGCGTGTCGAAGTGGGTCTTCCCTCCCAAGGCGGCCAAAGCCACGCCTTCCTGTCCCCCGCCCCCGAAAATGTTCCCGATAATCTGGATTACGAATTCTGGACGGGCCCGGCTCAGATGATTCCCTACCATAGCTCGCGGGTTCACTTCAACTGGCGCTGGCGGTATGAATATGCCGGTGGTCAACTCACCGACTGGATCAACCACCATTACGATATCGCGCAGATTGCCCTCGGGGTCAGCGATGAGATTCCCCACACGATTAGCAACATCGAAGGCCAGTTCGCGCTCCAGCAGCTCTTTAACACGGCTTCGGATTATTCCTTCCATTCCCACTACTCAAACAACCGGGTGATCGAGGTCTCGTCCCGTACCCGGATGGGCATCCGTTTCGAAGGCGAGGACGGCTGGCTTTACGTGAACCGGGGTGAGATGGAGTATAGCAGCAAGGTCCTCAAGTCGATGGCGTTGCCCACTCAGGGTTGGAGTCCCAGTGGAAGCGCCACGGAGCACCGTCAAAACTTCTTCGATTGCATTCGCTCTCGCACCAAACCGAGATCGCGAATCGACCAAGCCCATAATACCGCAATGGTCGGGCATCTCGTGAATGCCGCCCTTCGCGCCGGTGCAGCCCAAGTCAAATGGGACGCGGCCTCCGGCAAGGTGGTCGAGGATCCGGCGGTCGCCGCCCAACTCCGCTCCAATTATCGTGGCCCCTGGCACCTCCCCGCCTGA
- a CDS encoding family 16 glycoside hydrolase: MKLISFFRSLLPLAALGFLAPALPAEETGLKLGLQCWTYRRYTLAETLDKAYAHQINALQAYVGQSLGGGLDGVFGPDMTDAQIDTLKGWLKQRGLTIVSTGVTGADDEAGWRKLVAFAEKLGIKTITTEAAQDQFPMIAQLIKGKNLRIALHNHPVPSRYADPAVSMAAIKDYPQFGICADTGHWQRDGRNPAEVLKEVGARVFELHFKDISEPLKNGHDMVWGTGIGHAHLQIAELRKINFNGYAFVEYEHDTHELDSDVAQCAMYFRRAVVADINTLIAGAVPPAGYTRDPAALWRDKWASFGQNWKSPVPLFKADLSNAEFAAGSWVLADGVLTSKGGGDIWTKESYGDFALSLEFKTEKGGNSGIFLRTSDTVNWLHNAIEVQIKQGDEDNPRHVVGSIFDVQAPTRQLPIEPGKWHRYVIIAKGANLMVYLDGEQVINLDLNQWTTAGKNPDDTPNKFQKAYRDMSREGKIGFQYHGDPISFRNILIERI; the protein is encoded by the coding sequence ATGAAACTCATTTCCTTTTTCCGCTCCCTACTCCCCCTAGCAGCCTTGGGCTTTCTTGCCCCGGCTTTGCCCGCTGAGGAGACCGGCTTGAAGCTCGGCCTCCAATGTTGGACCTATCGTCGCTACACCTTGGCCGAAACCTTGGACAAGGCGTACGCACACCAGATCAACGCCTTGCAAGCCTACGTGGGCCAATCCCTCGGCGGCGGCCTCGACGGGGTGTTCGGCCCCGACATGACCGATGCCCAGATTGACACCCTCAAGGGCTGGCTCAAACAACGCGGCCTGACGATTGTCTCCACAGGCGTGACCGGTGCCGATGACGAGGCCGGCTGGAGGAAGCTCGTGGCTTTTGCCGAAAAGCTTGGAATCAAGACCATCACCACTGAAGCCGCCCAGGATCAGTTCCCGATGATCGCACAGCTGATCAAGGGAAAGAACCTCCGCATCGCCCTTCACAACCATCCCGTGCCTTCGCGTTACGCCGACCCTGCGGTATCAATGGCCGCGATCAAGGATTATCCCCAATTCGGTATCTGTGCCGATACGGGCCATTGGCAGCGCGACGGTCGCAATCCGGCCGAAGTATTGAAGGAAGTGGGTGCACGGGTGTTCGAACTGCACTTCAAGGACATCAGTGAACCGCTTAAGAACGGTCACGACATGGTCTGGGGCACGGGTATCGGGCACGCTCACCTGCAAATTGCCGAGCTCCGGAAGATTAACTTCAACGGCTATGCGTTCGTGGAGTACGAGCACGATACGCACGAGCTCGATTCCGATGTCGCCCAGTGCGCCATGTACTTCCGCAGAGCGGTCGTGGCTGATATCAATACCCTTATCGCCGGTGCGGTTCCCCCCGCCGGCTACACTCGCGATCCGGCCGCCCTCTGGCGCGACAAATGGGCAAGTTTCGGTCAGAACTGGAAGTCTCCGGTTCCCCTTTTCAAGGCCGACCTGAGCAACGCGGAGTTTGCCGCGGGTTCCTGGGTCCTCGCCGATGGCGTTCTTACCTCCAAGGGAGGTGGCGACATCTGGACCAAGGAAAGCTATGGCGACTTTGCCCTGAGCCTGGAGTTCAAGACGGAAAAGGGCGGCAACAGTGGCATCTTCCTGCGCACCAGCGACACGGTCAACTGGCTGCACAATGCAATCGAGGTTCAGATCAAGCAGGGTGATGAGGACAACCCCCGCCATGTGGTAGGCTCCATCTTCGATGTCCAGGCGCCCACCCGCCAGCTCCCAATCGAGCCGGGCAAGTGGCACCGCTATGTGATTATAGCCAAGGGAGCCAATCTAATGGTTTACCTCGATGGGGAACAAGTGATCAATCTGGACCTCAACCAGTGGACAACCGCCGGGAAGAACCCCGACGACACACCCAACAAGTTCCAAAAAGCGTATCGTGACATGTCCCGAGAGGGCAAAATCGGATTCCAGTACCATGGCGACCCGATCTCCTTCCGGAACATCCTGATCGAGCGCATCTAA